TCTGGAGAGCGGCCGGGCGGCCGACCCCGGCGCCCGCTTCCGTGCCGGGTCCACCACCAAGGTCGTCACCGCGGCGGTCGTGCTCCAGCTCGCCGCCGAGGGCCGGATCGGGCTGGGCACGCCGGTGCAGAGGTACCTCCCCGGGCTCCTGCCGTCCACCTTCGAGCCCGTCACCGTAAGGCAGTTGCTCAACCACACGAGCGGCATCCAGGCGGGTGACGGTTTCGGCGACGACTTCGCGGACGCGTACGCGCACCGCTTCGACACGCTCGCTCCACGCCAGGTGGTCGCGTCGGCGGTGGCGAAGGGACCGGAGTTCTCGCCGGGCACCCGCCAGGACTACCTGAACATCAACTACACGATCCTCGGCCTGCTGATCGAGAAGGTGACCGGCCACCCGTACGCGCGGGAGGCCGAGCGGCGGATCCTCCGGCCGGCCGGGATGCGCGACACCTGCTTCCCCGGCACGGACCCCCGTATCCACGGGCCGCACAACCACGGCTACCAGGTGGTGCGGCGGCCGGACGGGACGACGGAGTTCGTGGACGTCACCGACTGGAACCAGGCGGACCGGTGGGCGGCCGGCGACATGATCTCCACGACCGTCGACCTGGAGCGGCTGATCACGCGCCTGTTCCGCGGAGACCTGGTCCCGGCACGGCAGTTGAAGGA
The window above is part of the Streptomyces sp. NBC_01428 genome. Proteins encoded here:
- a CDS encoding serine hydrolase domain-containing protein: MPVRSPAVVLVAALGLGLAAGPLGVPAFASPAVSSASPARASAGPDADALRAALAGLPDQDATAALVRVGGTDGHWRGSAGVHDLESGRAADPGARFRAGSTTKVVTAAVVLQLAAEGRIGLGTPVQRYLPGLLPSTFEPVTVRQLLNHTSGIQAGDGFGDDFADAYAHRFDTLAPRQVVASAVAKGPEFSPGTRQDYLNINYTILGLLIEKVTGHPYAREAERRILRPAGMRDTCFPGTDPRIHGPHNHGYQVVRRPDGTTEFVDVTDWNQADRWAAGDMISTTVDLERLITRLFRGDLVPARQLKEMFTVPAGIEGADMSAGLQRFAYEGRVYWIKSGARYGYSTVVGATRDLSRTLVYSVGSTDAKGETMNPVAQRIAMAALR